From one Gossypium hirsutum isolate 1008001.06 chromosome D08, Gossypium_hirsutum_v2.1, whole genome shotgun sequence genomic stretch:
- the LOC107914823 gene encoding LOW QUALITY PROTEIN: serine/threonine-protein kinase STY13 (The sequence of the model RefSeq protein was modified relative to this genomic sequence to represent the inferred CDS: inserted 1 base in 1 codon), which yields MATINGETAMEKTLGSIRSFSNNNNNKEVFLRADKIDFKSWDLQLDKHLSRAWSRDSDGSTLTKKEEWEIDLAKLDIRYVIAHGTYGTVYRGVYDTQDVAVKVLDWXEDGIATVAEAAALRASFRQEVAVWHKLDHPNVTKFIGASMGTSNLKIPTKDGISETNNSLPARACCVVVEYLPGGTLKNFLIRNRRKKLAFKVVIQIALDLSRGLSYLHSKKIVHRDVKTENMLLDAHRTLKIADFGVARVEAQNPRDMTGETGTLGYMAPEVLDGKPYNRKCDVYSFSICLWEIYCCDMPYADLSFAEVSSAVVCQNLRPEIPRCCPSSLASIMRKCWDAHPERRPDMDEVVRLLEAVDTSKGGGMIPDDQARGCFCFTALGP from the exons atggCGACAATCAATGGTGAGACTGCAATGGAAAAGACCTTGGGGTCTATAAGAAGCTTTagtaacaacaacaacaacaaggaGGTGTTTCTTAGAGCAGATAAGATAGATTTCAAGAGCTGGGATTTGCAACTGGATAAGCACTTGAGCAGGGCCTGGTCTAGGGACAGTGATGGTTCAACTCTCACAAAGAAGGAAGAATGGGAAATTGATTTGGCTAAACTTGATATAAGGTATGTTATAGCTCATGGGACTTATGGCACCGTTTACCGTGGCGTTTATGATACCCAAGATGTTGCAG tgAAGGTATTGGACT GGGAGGATGGGATTGCCACGGTTGCTGAAGCTGCTGCTCTTCGGGCGTCATTCCGACAAGAGGTTGCTGTTTGGCATAAGCTTGACCACCCGAATGTTACAAAG TTTATCGGAGCTTCAATGGGAACTTCCAACCTTAAAATTCCGACAAAAGATGGAATAAGCGAGACTAATAATTCCCTTCCTGCCAGAGCATGTTGTGTTGTTGTTGAGTATCTTCCTGGTGGAACGTTAAAGAATTTTTTGATCAGAAACAGGAGGAAGAAACTTGCATTTAAGGTTGTGATTCAAATTGCTTTGGATCTCTCTAGAGG ATTGAGCTATCTTCACTCCAAAAAGATTGTACACCGTGATGTTAAGACCGAAAATATGTTGCTAGATGCTCATAGAACTTTGAAAATTGCTGATTTTGGTGTTGCTCGAGTTGAAGCTCAGAACCCAAGAGACATGACCGGGGAAACAGGCACTCTCGGTTACATGGCTCCAGAG GTCCTTGATGGGAAGCCTTATAATCGGAAATGCGACGTCTACAGTTTCAGTATATGCTTATGGGAAATATACTGCTGTGACATGCCTTATGCTGATCTTAGTTTCGCTGAAGTTTCATCGGCAGTAGTATGCCAG AATTTACGACCAGAAATCCCTAGATGTTGCCCGAGTTCATTGGCAAGCATCATGCGAAAATGTTGGGATGCACACCCTGAACGACGCCCCGACATGGACGAGGTGGTGAGATTGTTAGAAGCAGTGGATACAAGTAAGGGAGGTGGCATGATACCTGATGACCAGGCTCGTGGATGTTTCTGTTTCACTGCCCTTGGTCCGTGA
- the LOC107914791 gene encoding homocysteine S-methyltransferase 2 encodes METFNIPATPSLMKEFLRQMGGTAVIDGGLATELELHGADLNDPLWSAKCLLTSPHLIRSVHLDYLEAGADIIITASYQATIQGFEAKGFSREQSENLLKKSVDIALEARRIYYERCSKSSSGGTGDGRILKNRPILVAASVGSYGAYLADGSEYSGCYGEAMTVNALKEFHRRRVQVLAEAGPDIIAFETVPNKIEAQAFAELLEEEHIKIPAWLTFNSKDGVNVVSGDSLLQCASIAESCKQVVAVGINCTPPRFIHDLILAIKKVTTKPIVIYPNSGERYDADRKEWVENTGVSDEDFVSYVNKWCEIGASLVGGCCRTTPNTIKAIYRALSDRSPAAPGQK; translated from the exons ATGGAGACTTTCAACATCCCGGCGACGCCGTCATTGATGAAGGAGTTCCTCCGCCAGATGGGAGGCACCGCTGTTATCGACGGTGGACTGGCGACCGAGCTGGAACTCCACGGTGCTGACCTAAACGATCCCCTCTGGAGTGCCAAATGCCTCCTCACTTCTCCTCACCTTATTCGCTCC GTACACCTTGATTACCTTGAAGCTGGTGCAGATATTATTATCACAGCATCCTATCAG GCCACAATTCAGGGGTTTGAAGCAAAAGGCTTTTCTAGAGAACAAAGTGAAAACTTGCTTAAAAAAAGTGTGGATATTGCCCTAGAGGCAAGGCGTATATATTATGAAAGATGTAGTAAAAGTTCTAGTGGTGGAACAGGAGATGGTAGGATACTAAAAAACCGTCCAATCTTGGTTGCAGCATCTGTAGGCAGCTATGGGGCTTATCTGGCTGACGGTTCTGAGTACAG TGGGTGCTATGGTGAGGCAATGACAGTAAATGCTTTGAAAGAATTTCATCGAAGAAGGGTTCAGGTCCTGGCCGAAGCAGGTCCTGACATAATAGCATTTGAAACAGTTCCGAACAAGATAGAAGCTCAG GCTTTTGCTGAACTCTTAGAGGAAGAACACATAAAGATTCCTGCATGGTTAACTTTCAACTCAAAAGATGGCGTCAATGTAGTTAGCGGCGATTCTTTGCTTCAGTGTGCATCAATTGCTGAATCTTGCAAGCAAGTTGTTGCTGTTGGAATCAACTGCACGCCACCTAGATTTATTCATGATCTGATTTTAGCAATTAAGAag GTCACTACCAAACCCATAGTTATATATCCCAATAGTGGTGAGAGGTATGATGCTGATCGGAAGGAATGGGTG GAAAATACAGGAGTCTCAGATGAAGATTTTGTCTCTTACGTAAACAAATGGTGCGAGATTGGGGCTTCACTTGTAGGAGGTTGTTGTAGAACTACTCCAAATACTATCAAAGCCATATACAGGGCACTTTCCGATAGATCCCCTGCAGCACCCGGGCAGAAATAA
- the LOC107914781 gene encoding type I inositol polyphosphate 5-phosphatase 4 — MRGGNSKNSKLSWPKTLVKKWFNIKSKTEDFHADDVDYGGVDEDWRHQFSEREEACTVKKSRTERLSKTYSDRARQGKTDVDGSQFTDVHNYRIFVATWNVAGKSPPSYLNLEDWLHTSPPADIYVLGFQEIVPLNAGNVLGTEDNGPARKWLALIRKTLNSLPGTSGCCYMPSPIPDPLVELDADFEGSTRQKTSSFFHRRSFQSLSRSMRMDNDMAMTQPQLDRRFSVCDRVIFGNRPSDYDPNFKWGSSDDENGPGDSPGNTQYHSQYSPMSYGGSFAIEENNKQMGHSRYCLVASKQMVGIFLTVWVKSDLRDDVRNMKVSCVGRGLMGYLGNKGSISISMSLHQTSFCFVCSHLTSGQKEGDELRRNSDVMEILRKTRFPRVHGMGDETSPETILEHDRIIWLGDLNYRIALSYRSAKALVEMRNWKALLENDQLRIEQRQGRVFEGWREGKIYFPPTYKYSNNSDRYAGEDRHPKKKRRTPAWCDRILWYGRGLYQLSYVRGESKFSDHRPVYSVFSAKVESMNISRIRKNMSCSSARIEVEELLPQSHGYTELSFF, encoded by the exons ATGAGAGGTGGGAACTCCAAGAACAGCAAG CTTTCATGGCCCAAGACATTGGTGAAGAAATGGTTCAATATCAAGAGTAAAACTGAAGACTTTCATGCTGATGATGTTGATTATGGAG gtGTTGATGAAGATTGGAGGCACCAATTTTCAGAGAGGGAAGAGGCATGCACTGTCAAGAAAAGTAGAACAG AGAGATTGAGCAAGACGTATTCGGATCGAGCTCGGCAAGGTAAAACCGATGTTGACGGATCGCAGTTTACCGATGTGCATAATTATAG GATTTTTGTAGCTACTTGGAATGTGGCTGGAAAATCTCCTCCTAGTTATTTGAATCTTGAAGATTGGCTTCATACTTCTCCTCCTGCTGATATTTATGTTCTCGG TTTTCAAGAGATTGTACCTTTAAATGCTGGTAATGTGTTGGGAACTGAAGACAATGGACCGGCTAGGAAATGGCTAGCTCTCATTAGGAAGACACTGAATAGTCTGCCTGGCACCAGTGGTTGTTGCTACATGCCTTCACCGATCCCCGATCCGCTTGTTGAACTGGACGCAGACTTTGAAGGATCGACAAGGCAGAagacttcatctttctttcacCGCCGATCGTTTCAATCCTTGAGCCGTAGCATGAGAATGGATAATGACATGGCAATGACACAACCCCAGCTTGATCGCCGTTTTAGTGTATGTGATCGGGTTATCTTCGGGAATAGGCCAAGTGATTATGATCCTAATTTCAAATGGGGTTCCTCTGATGATGAAAATGGACCTGGGGATTCACCAGGGAACACTCAGTACCATTCGCAATATTCTCCAATGTCATATGGTGGATCTTTTGCCATTGAAGAAAACAACAAACAGATGGGGCATTCGAGGTACTGTTTGGTTGCCAGCAAGCAAATGGTTGGGATATTTCTAACCGTGTGGGTGAAGAGTGATCTTAGAGACGATGTTCGTAACATGAAAGTGTCCTGCGTTGGCAGAGGATTGATGGGTTATCTTGGAAACAAG GGTTCCATTTCTATTAGCATGTCTTTGCATCAAACAAGCTTTTGCTTCGTCTGTAGTCACTTAACATCCGGGCAAAAGGAGGGTGATGAGCTGCGAAGAAACTCCGATGTTATGGAGATCCTAAGGAAGACAAGGTTTCCCAGGGTTCATGGTATGGGAGACGAAACTTCTCCCGAAACGATTCTCGAGCATGA TCGTATTATATGGCTTGGGGATTTGAATTATCGTATAGCTCTGTCATACCGCTCTGCCAAAGCTCTGGTTGAGATGCGCAATTGGAAGGCACTGTTAGAGAACGACCAG CTTCGGATAGAGCAGAGGCAAGGCCGTGTTTTTGAGGGGTGGCGTGAAGGAAAGATATATTTCCCCCCTACATACAAGTATTCTAATAATTCAGACAGATATGCTGGGGAGGACAGACAtccaaagaagaagagaagaactCCTGCATG GTGCGATCGTATACTGTGGTATGGAAGAGGCCTATATCAGCTATCTTATGTTCGTGGGGAGTCAAAGTTCTCGGATCATAGGCCTGTTTATAGTGTTTTTTCGGCCAAGGTTGAGTCTATGAACATTAGTCGAATAAGGAAAAACATGAGTTGTTCCAGCGCCAGGATTGAGGTTGAAGAGCTATTGCCACAGTCACACGGATATACCGAACTCAGTTTCTTTTGA
- the LOC121220296 gene encoding zinc finger BED domain-containing protein RICESLEEPER 2-like, with protein sequence MECKKMLCLDVCTRWNSTYLMLNTAQNFERTFERFEEQDTNFRAELERGEDPRQKLKYLEFALSEMSSFEKACEMMQKLKESLYELFDEYKPLLHSTCSQSSVPTHVSFDEPQQKMKRRKQALYKKRELEICGENKISELDKYLTEANEEFVEDFDILLWWKVNSPRFPTLSKIARDVLAIPVSTVAPESTFSIEGCVLDQYRSSLTPKIVQALMCTQDWIRKSSSQEDIKKIEEKIQ encoded by the exons atGGAGTGCAAGAAGATGTTGTGTCTTGATGTTTGTACTAGGTGGAACTCGACCTACTTAATGTTAAACACTGCTCAGAACTTTGAGAGAACTTTTGAAAGATTTGAGGAGCAAGATACAAACTTTAGGGCTGAACTTGAAAGGGGAGAGG ATCCTAGACAAAAACTAAAGTATCTTGAATTTGCACTTAGTGAAATGTCTAGTTTTGAAAAAGCTTGTGAAATGATGCAAAAATTGAAGGAATCTTTGTATGAATTATTTGATGAGTATAAGCCTCTACTTCATAGTACTTGTAGCCAATCGAGTGTGCCAACACATGTTTCTTTTGATGAAccacaacaaaaaatgaaaaggcgAAAGCAAGCTTTGTATAAAAAGCGTGAGTTGGAAATTTGTGGTGAGAATAAAATATCTGAGTTGGATAAATATCTAACTGAGGCTAATGAGGAAtttgttgaagattttgatattttattgtggTGGAAAGTGAATAGCCCTAGATTTCCCACTCTTTCAAAAATTGCTAGAGATGTGTTAGCTATACCGGTTTCTACGGTTGCTCCAGAGTCTACATTTAGCATCGAGGGATGTGTGCTTGATCAATATAGGAgttctttaactcctaaaattgtaCAAGCTCTTATGTGTACTCAAGATTGGATTCGAAAATCATCATCACAAGAAGACATAAAAAAGATTGAAGAAAAAATCCAATAG